CAGTGCAGCTATTCACACAGCGCTAGGCATGCTCTTCACTTGTGTTCTTTGTAATATGCAAGTTAAAACCCCCAAATAGAACAATTTATTTCACCTGGCTTAGTTTATCAATATTTAAGCGTTGCATCACACCTTTTGTTAGGGACTTCTAACATTGTGCATTGACTCATTCATCTACACTTTTGTTTGTTGGTTCAAGAACTGGTTTCGTCCTTTGCAAGCTGAAGAACGACAGACAGAAGCAACCAAGGTTATCATTCAGTAAAATGGATCACACCTCTGCTAAGAGCATTCCAGTATGGCAGAGATTAAAGCAATTCCAGCTAAAATTTATTGATGAAAACGTAGCTCTAGATAACATGCTGTTTTATTTCTCTGGGAAGAACACTGAACCCTCCATGATGGCTCTTTCTAGAATGTGGTAGCTGTAGCATGTAGTTTTAGACCTTATGCACAAATGCCTGTTGGAACTTCTGTACATGCTGTGTAAACAACACCAGCTGACACACATCCGTTACCCCGGATTACTGACAGCAGGGATGGCACCCAGAACACAAGGTATTGCTGCACCATTTGGTTTGATTCCTGGTGTCAATACATACATGACTGCATATGCAATACTGCACATTGCTATTTGACCCatgctgtaagaaaaaaaaggttgatTTTCTTTGTTGATTTTCTCATTTTGATGCATTTATTTCCTTCACTGAGATACTCCTCTCCTTTCAACCAAAGTACTCTTTTACGGTCCATGGGTTGCGAAAAGGCTATGACCGCTGATGTAGTCTCACGAGCACTGCAATGAGATCAGAGGCTGTAACCTTTATTCCCCTttattaatctaaataaaaacagaaacaatgtcTTAAATATACCATTAAGTGCTTCAATATACATCCTccaggaataaaataaaaaccttcCTCTGTTTTTGCAAAAAGCAGAATAAACAGCACGATTCCTTCAAATTTAGGTATGCGatttaggggaaaaaaaggggATTACAGAAGGAATTAGCGACTTGCAAGTGTCTTCTTCAAACATAACATCCTTCAGTAAGGTCAAGCGTTCATCgtggtttcattatttttttctgggcGGTGGTTGTTTTGAATCAGTAGGCCCTTCGGATCTCATATGGCGACCAGGAACTGCTCCCATCTTCCTTCGCCCAGGAGGGGGTGTCGTTAAGGGATGGTGGGGGGTTGTCTGACTCCTCAGAGGACAGGGGGGGCATCTTGGGGGCCAGGTCATTGGGAACAGTCATGTAGGGCGGGCAGGAGTAGCTGGGGGTCCCTGGGTAAGGAACCGGGTAGTGAACTTCATCCAGGGAGTGCAAGGAGTAAGGCTGGGAGCTGGCGAGACCGCTGCTACGGCTGGAACCCCTGTACTGCGTGGGGCTGCCCGACTCGGGGTTCGTCAACGAGCCGGAGGAGGGCACCGAGGAAATGGCATCGGAGCAAAGACCTTCCCCTTGACTGACGCTGTCAGGCCCCGTCTGCTCCCAGGAATCTCTCTGTGGACCGAGAAGAACAGGGTCAGCCAGGTGTGACTGGCCACAGGCCTGAAGCTGGGAGACTCCGCCTTATTCGCAGTACATTTTGCTAGTGCGACAGACATTGGAAAAGCCATCGGCTTTGATGTCGACTGGCTGAGACTAGAGGCTTTTGGGGTAGCAGGACTCGACAAAACTTAGCGCAAACGTCTCGAGAGCTATACAACGCTATTGCTGAAGTAGTACTACATCACCTGAGCTGTACCATGATTTAATACTATTCTAGGAGTATGGGAGGGTGCGGGGAGGGAGGTTCAATCACTTAAAAAAGGGACTTTTGTGAAGGCCTTATTTAGAATGTGACAAGAGCAGGTGTACCAGGAGGAAGTGGGACGACTCTCCGGAGAAGGGAGGCAGGAGAGACGGCAGGGCAGCAGGGGGAAAGATGGGACTTCCCCCCGTGGAGAAGGCGGCGCTGCGGTAGTCCCCGAAGGAGTCTGGGTAGTAGCTGTCGATGAGCGACGAGTATCCCGACACCGCCGACGGCTCACACGAGAGGGGCTTTCCGCTCAGGGACGAGGAGTAGACCTCGGCGGCAAACGGCTTGCTGGGGTGGCAGTGGGAGAACTCGGGGTCCGAGATAAATGACCTTCTCATGCCATAGTAGCTAGGCAGCATGTGAGAACCTGGGCAGGGAGATGAAGCGATTCCCGTCAGCTACTTTATGGTTTCCAGTGCACCGTTCAGTCGGTCTGCTGTTGTCATTGACTTTAATGTTCACATCAGGTGTCCCAAACATGAATAACAAAAtgcttatacagtagatgtaagtCACATTAACCAGAGCTACAGGAGACATGATCGGCATAGTTAATAGATTATTTTGGCCAGACATGTCCTTTATGTCATTtgaagaggggggggggagtttaCAACATTAAAACCTAGAAAAGTATCTCTCCTGGCTGTTTTCATAGATCTTACCTTACCTGTCAGCTATTTGAGCTTAGCAAGTTAAGcgttattttgtaatttcatttgTATGGAAGCAAAAATGTGCAAATAACTCAACAACTGGACATAGGAACAAATGCCTGTTTTGCTAAAAGCTTTCAAAGGCTTACCTGACATTTGGACAAAAGCAGGCTGTGAAGAATTTGCTCCGCCCTGAAAAATAATTAGAGAAATTCAAACAGGTACAATAACATCTCTTCAGCTCCAGCTTTGTTCAGCTCAGCTCACACAAAGGAGAAAATGCTGCCGATCCTTCTCAACATGATGAATAGGTACATGTTTTCAAATAAGTAAGCACTTTTTATTCCAGAGGATCCCTGAGTGAATCAGATATAAGAGGGAACACACTTCTCTGCCATCACTGGAGGGCAGCACCCACACTGGTGACAAGCAGCAGCAATTCTGCGCCAACACCCACACTACACTGGAGATCAGGTgggaaaaaagagagaaatcTCTTCAACTGGATAAAAGGGGAAAGCTTTTGGGAGGCCAGCACGTGCAAGCCCAAAGTAGAAATTTAACCAGGACATGAGTAATAACAATCCTTCTTCTCAGAAACAGTACTCTGTAATCTTTAAtgaccaggcagtcaagacatCGAGTTAATGTTGGGTCCAAAGTAAAGAAGCTCACACTGGAATGTCCTATGTCAGAGCACGGCTATGGAAATCCCAGTCCAGATGGAAATTTGAACCGTGTGGTTtatttacagcagcaacctaCATTTCCTATCTGGGGACTGACCAGACCCACACATGCATAGCTTCTGAGGTCTGACGAGATCTCATTCCTTGGATTGTAACACTGGATGCCCCCATAGATTTGTCTCAAAGGATTTCATACCCTTCTTCTTAAAGCTTGAATCTTGCAGGTCAGACTGGGCGGGAAAGTGTGCGGGACACATTAACTGAAAGACATTAGCTGGGTAATTCCAAGCCAATTGATGTTTCCTCTAGGCGAAGACAGTccaaagctgggagaggggggggTCGTGAGTGGTACCACTGACACACTCTCGAGTGATTCTATGGATTTCACCCTCACCTGAGCCCGTTTGTGACCCTGAATCTAAGCTTTTAGACATTAGGATTCCCTGCTGACAACAGCACAGTGGAAACAAACAGCAAAGACTGTTGTCCTCATTTATCCTGGTTTCATCAGCCGCCGAATTCCGTACGTTTCGCCAAATGAGTTACGTCCAACGATAAAGAAGACGTGAGGTGGCGTTGTGCCTCTcggcactggggtcctgggttcaattcctgggccGCTACTTTCGTGGCACCTGtattttctccctgtgttcactcgggtttcctctgggtcctccagtttcctcccacagtccaaagacatgctggcaggttaattggcttccggAAAGTTGGCCCTGGCTGGGggggtgtttgtgtctgtgtgtgccctgccttgtgctctgtcgcttgccaggataggctctggctccccctccCCCgtcaccctgaattggatgaagccgTTAGAAACGGATCAACGGATGGACAAAGTAGCCACAGGAACTTTTTCCTTTATTACTTAGTATTGCTTTATCAAAATGACACCCGTACCGTGCGAGGATTAAAGTATTCGGGTTTCATAGTTTGGCCAAGTGCTACATTTTTCAGCCGCCATCTGTTAACAGTGTGGTTTTGTTAATTaacctttgtaaaaaaaagagcCCAACAGGAATCAACAGGCAAACCATTCCCTCACGTCTTGCCATCATGAAGGGCATTAGCGCACGGACACCAAGGGAGTCATTTCTCTGCAGTGGGATATGCAAAGTACTCTttgcaaagataaaaaaaacacctgtttcTGTGTTAGTGGTGTCAGCTGGGTAATTCTGCATCCATTTGGGGTTATTCCATGACTCGTCATCCCTAATTTCCAGGACAATAAGAAGCAGAGATAGGAAAGGGTctgcactttgtttttaaatttatgtCTGGAAGCCGCAGAAAGCTGGGCGCTTATCCCGAGGCTGCCGTTGTGCCCTGTCTGCAACTTCGTGCTTCCAGAGCATCCCTCCCTGCTAAAGAGGGGATGAGCTCTCCAGGGTTTGCATATTGCAAACATGAAAGAGCTGATATCAAGGCAGCCCTGGCTGGAGGGGAAGCAAATTTTGAGGACTCAATTTGAATGTAATTTGCCAATGCTGAGACTTCCCCATGCAGACCGTGCATGCCTCACTGCTTTTCTGAAGGCTCCATATGGAAATCAGGTTGTTAAAAACTAATACGTTCACCCAGCAACACAGCAGCTGATTGTCGGAACCGATAAAACCGAGGCGTCCACCTCCCAGCCCTTTGCATGAGAGTGTAATGTGCGCTGCCAGGGCTTAAAGCCACAAGGAACTATTTGTCACTGCAGATCTGCAGGAAAGCGTTATCTGTGAAGCTCGTTATAAGGCAAGAAGGTGTTGTCATAATTAATGTGAACAGCGGGTTCATGGAAATATTACAGTATCCCTTTctcacttttttgtgttttatagcCAATTGGTAGCCTGCAAATGAGTATTGCCCACACTGTCGTCCAAACCAGAGCTGTATTTTAGTAGCCAGAGCAAGAAATTGATTTCTTGCAGCCGCGTTTCGTTTTCAGGGTAGAACTAAAGGCTTGTCGTTGCGGTGGACAGTGTTTATCAAGCTCAATGATTATGCTTCGCCTAATTAAGAACATCGTGGGTCCAAACGCTCTGACAAATGATTATCATCACTTATCttttatacagtttatattCGGCATAATAAGGACATGACGGAGAAGTTTTATGTTGTATGCAAATCTGATCGATACTCACTGAGGTACGATGAAAATAACTCATGTCCGAAGGGTAAAAGTCGCAAAGCGGTGTTTTTGCGTGAGACAACAGTTTTTAGACAGCCGTGGGATTTTTGTGACATTTCTGAATGCCCATAtccctttctttcctttctttttgaTGGATTTGTTCTTGGCAGCTGATTTCCATGTGGGAAGTCCGCACCATGTCCCAGCAGTAATGACGTGCATAGAAAAAAGTCcaggttttttatttaatcttgcCAGGTTACAGGCACCTTTTGGCAAAATAGTTTTAGTTCGCAATAAATGAATGGAAAACCGGATAAAATAGCCCTTGTCAAACAGTTATTTATTGATGAAGTTCCACACTATATCATGGAGAGTTCTTTCGCATTTTAACATCCATtccataaattatttttttctgaaataattaCTTCGTATTAATTAGCATCAAAATTACTATATGCTTGAGGTAAATCACCTACTAGAAAGCAATCTAAAAAGGCCACACCTGTTTAttatatttgtgtgtgtgtgctataGTTATTAAAATGTCTACATACAAAAGGACATATGCTTTTTTGTCCCATAAAGTAAATGCAAATTGCTTGGGTTGTCTTTTAAGTTTGGTGGTGGGAAGATTTTGTATGCTTATTTTTTGTGTAGCTTTTCAGTGGGGTTCTTTCAATAACGGTGACAAAGAGTGTCTCAGTGACTTTTCACAGGTCTGAACTTGAAAGACCAATTTGTGGTCAATCTATGATAAAGCTCACTTCAGTGTGAGATTAACTAAAAACTCAAAAGAAATAGTACAGGAAACAATGAGCGTCTTTTCATTAACAAAGCTTGTTAAACTGCAGATGATTTCAGGTCATATTGACAAAACATGTCTTACCCTTGAATGCATTTTAACAATTTGAATAACTAATTCTAGCAATGGACATGCAATGTCTACCTATAGAATTATGACGTGTGTCTGGGGAATTACTTTCTGATTTCAAATTACACAGACatggaattaaaatataaaccttttctttttaattacccATCCAATCTGTAACTGTGCATGGCTATCTTTATTGTTCTTTGGGAGAACAACAGGACAAGatgctgaaaatattttacgAAGATAGGACTGCACGAAATTCagtgttttattaaatattttcgtCTACACTCTGCAACTATGCATACTTATATACATGACTGCTTTTTTTACACTTGAAAACTAAAAGTCAAAATGTGCATTAGTCAAACAACCCACACGCAAACAAGCAGATGATCTTTTACAATACTGCTCTTCTCAGACTGACAAAATGCAGCTGACTATTAGAAATCGTGTGCTGACTGGAAGCTGCCAGATCAAAGTTATTCTCAGTGTGTGCAAGTAGAAGGCTGAAAAACTGTGTTCCAGAACTGGGCTCACGCTGCCTTCTGCAACAATACCTAACTTGTCAGTGCTTTGCAAAGAGAACAATGTGACTCAACAGGTGTGCAGTGGCGGCTTTTGCATAGCTTATCTGTCCAGACCACAAGGACAAGAACACAGCCTGCCAATCCTGGGGTTCATGACCATCTCTATGGGCATCTTTGTGTCTGACTTCAATGGATCTCAGAAATTgtttcatgtttgttttaaactcttttcttctttctcatGAGCTGGCATTTGGTATAATACATGTATTCGTTTGCATATGTGCACATGTTTATGCCCATTTCCATAAGTAAAGGATCATAGAGAATGTCCTTTTCATCCGTTTGTGCCATGAGCTTATAAAAGTGATCAGGATTGTAAATACAGCAGCACTTTTTTGCACAGAATTGTCAAGCAGGATTAGGACAACACATTCTGCAcatcggtcctgctctggtacTTAACTATTGTTGTGCACTGAGGACAAGGTActgtagaaagaaaaaaggttggaaagggaatgaaaaagaataataaagttTGATAAAGGTAAAGTTCATTTATGCAGAGGTAAATAACAGCAGCAGAGGTCCGTCAACTCACATTAAACCTGGGCACGTTGGTCTGTCTCGATCTTTTCTCTGCCAGCAGGTCCTTCACGGTATGTTTGACTCTGACCCCCTGATAGACTCTTTTGGAATATTCTGCAAAAAAGGGTGGCATTGtgagagaaaaaacagaaatatagcATATAGCATATAGCATATAGCATATAGCATATAGCATAGTAGCTTTTTGTCAGGATATCCTTTGCACAGCACAGACCATTGTGGTTAAAAAATCCCGTATTCATGGGATTACGGTGGATGTGTATTTTTGTGCACATCATTGATTTTTCCCTCATTTTCACACATGATTTTCACTCATTTACAGACGGAGGATGCAAAAGACTCGGTTTCACAAAAAAGGCTCAATTTTAATTCTTggcattttaattacatttgagGGATCAGTTGCTAATGTGCGCATACAATTTTTAAAGCCAAAGAtgttcttttccattttttccatcgcgccttatactgtatacattctaAACAACACAGAGGTATTCTAGCCTGTAggattacatgtacagtatattgttagaAAGGAAAGCTGGTTGTTTCTTGGTCGTCTTTTTGCCTACATTCAATTTACTTTGAGTAGATTAGTAAAGATGAATAATAGTAATgaataatattgttaataataataatagtagtaaACAGAAGCAGTCAATGTAACTATGCTTCCAGATTTTTCTGTGCTTGTATACCCTCTCTACATTATGAGAAACACCTTTTTCAAAGTAAGAGGAAGTGGGGAAGCTTCACCAGCTTTTCAATGTATCAACAAACttctaaaataagaacaaaataaacagttaaGCGAAGAGTCACACATCGGAACATCCGCAGTAACTGTTTTATCCTCAGAGGGTTAAACAGCTGGAGCTTGACCAGGCACACACAGGGTGGGGCAAAtagaagaaaacagaaatttCAGTATTAGTAACCTTTGCGTTGTCGCATTTTCATTTATCGTTAAATAACTCTTAGAATAACAATATCACTCCGTTGAAAAAACTGCAGCTATTAACAGAGAACAGGCTATGTATTCACAGAGGCCGGCTACTGTAAAATCAAACATATGAGCAAAAGAGGTCTTACCATTATTCTTGATAGTGGAGTACAAGAAGGTGTAAAGCAAGAAAATAGTCCAAGAAAAGAAATATCAACCAAACCACCTGTCTGCAGAGGAGACCGTCATGCTGGGAAATGAAACTGTCCTCTTAATACACAGAGACCTagccattttaaacaaaataattgcaAATAAAACCTCATATCCAAATAGGGGGGGCATATTTGGTTATCTTTTTCTGTTAGTCAAAACCTAAACAGATTAAGTTGCTCTTTATAAAATCTCACAGAGCACACTGTAAGAAGGTGAGGATCACTCCATGTGTATCGTTCGTTTTGAGCAAAAGGTGTTACAACGCTACATCAAAGTTGTTTTCACAGATATAATTACTACGTCTCTTGAAAGCGGGCTCATCAAAATCCTACCCTAGGATTGTGGAAGTATGAGACGGGCTTCCCAGCCATGTTTGAagtcgataccctggcttcttcaaACGTGGCCTGATCAGATCCCTGGATCATTTGCCCCTGACTACCAACTGGATGAGTCAAATGGCCTCTCCTCATgcctgtgtttcttttttgtttcctaTTTTCAATTGA
This DNA window, taken from Lepisosteus oculatus isolate fLepOcu1 chromosome 23, fLepOcu1.hap2, whole genome shotgun sequence, encodes the following:
- the pou2af2 gene encoding POU domain class 2-associating factor 2 isoform X1, whose translation is METEYSKRVYQGVRVKHTVKDLLAEKRSRQTNVPRFNGGANSSQPAFVQMSGSHMLPSYYGMRRSFISDPEFSHCHPSKPFAAEVYSSSLSGKPLSCEPSAVSGYSSLIDSYYPDSFGDYRSAAFSTGGSPIFPPAALPSLLPPFSGESSHFLLRDSWEQTGPDSVSQGEGLCSDAISSVPSSGSLTNPESGSPTQYRGSSRSSGLASSQPYSLHSLDEVHYPVPYPGTPSYSCPPYMTVPNDLAPKMPPLSSEESDNPPPSLNDTPSWAKEDGSSSWSPYEIRRAY
- the pou2af2 gene encoding POU domain class 2-associating factor 2 isoform X2: MSGSHMLPSYYGMRRSFISDPEFSHCHPSKPFAAEVYSSSLSGKPLSCEPSAVSGYSSLIDSYYPDSFGDYRSAAFSTGGSPIFPPAALPSLLPPFSGESSHFLLRDSWEQTGPDSVSQGEGLCSDAISSVPSSGSLTNPESGSPTQYRGSSRSSGLASSQPYSLHSLDEVHYPVPYPGTPSYSCPPYMTVPNDLAPKMPPLSSEESDNPPPSLNDTPSWAKEDGSSSWSPYEIRRAY